The following coding sequences are from one uncultured Cohaesibacter sp. window:
- a CDS encoding ABC transporter permease subunit: protein MATETTMPAALKAPSLRQRLSRYSTLRNWLILLVLWEIIGQLKLVADGALPAPSAILARMWVDWSDYPPHIWATLEGAGAGFVIGNALAIAAGVLFAIFPITQRLARGVNVALFALPPIAISPILVITFSGMTPRIILAAIGCYFVTMSATVTGIQQTDRRIIDLVHAYGGRQWKTLIYAQLRSAIPSILAGLRVAAPNAVLGSILAEFGGGGRFGLGVYLIGSLGRGEPDRLWGIGLSATVIAGLAYLLFSVIAMRLTGASKAITVPTSPPSVKAERNILKEITLVTVSCALPFLLWWMLLAIMGTPAMIAKTPVGLFDYLFMMPNSLMSLGKLVAALSQTLPMTMIGMAVGLFFAFALALCSVLYPAIIRGFMPVALVTQTMPLVALTPLLVLILGRGSSLILWITVSVTFFPAFVTMAQGLFMVSKAAIEVPKAYGAGPLKQLWLVSIPASLPYLFAATRLAVPRALLGVMIAEWLATGKGLGNLLNQSRGYLDYGMIWSVSVVSVLISVIFYQIVVAIEHRVLTKRGMAPAQ, encoded by the coding sequence ATGGCCACTGAAACGACCATGCCAGCGGCTCTAAAGGCTCCATCCCTACGCCAGCGGCTCTCTCGTTATTCTACGCTGCGCAACTGGCTAATTCTGCTGGTTCTCTGGGAGATCATCGGACAGCTCAAGTTGGTTGCCGACGGTGCGCTGCCAGCGCCGTCTGCCATATTGGCGCGGATGTGGGTCGACTGGTCGGATTATCCCCCGCATATCTGGGCGACCCTTGAAGGGGCGGGCGCAGGCTTTGTTATCGGTAATGCGTTGGCCATCGCGGCGGGGGTGCTCTTTGCCATCTTTCCCATTACGCAACGGCTGGCGCGCGGTGTGAATGTTGCCCTTTTCGCCTTGCCACCGATTGCCATTTCGCCAATCCTCGTCATTACCTTCTCCGGCATGACACCACGTATCATTCTGGCTGCAATCGGCTGCTATTTTGTGACCATGAGTGCCACCGTTACCGGCATTCAGCAGACAGACCGTCGCATCATCGATTTGGTCCATGCCTATGGTGGACGGCAATGGAAAACCCTAATCTATGCCCAGCTGCGCAGCGCTATCCCTTCAATTCTCGCTGGCCTCAGGGTTGCAGCTCCAAATGCAGTGCTGGGATCCATTCTTGCCGAGTTCGGCGGCGGCGGTCGATTTGGATTGGGGGTATACCTTATCGGTTCGCTCGGCCGGGGCGAGCCTGATCGATTGTGGGGTATCGGTCTTTCCGCGACAGTTATCGCGGGGCTCGCCTATCTGCTCTTCTCCGTCATCGCCATGCGCCTTACGGGTGCATCAAAAGCCATTACCGTGCCGACAAGCCCTCCATCGGTCAAAGCCGAGAGGAATATTCTCAAGGAAATTACGTTGGTTACGGTTTCCTGTGCCTTGCCATTCCTTCTGTGGTGGATGCTTCTGGCCATTATGGGCACTCCGGCCATGATCGCCAAAACGCCCGTTGGTCTGTTTGACTATCTCTTCATGATGCCGAACAGCCTTATGAGCCTCGGCAAACTGGTAGCCGCGCTCTCGCAAACACTGCCCATGACGATGATCGGCATGGCGGTTGGATTATTCTTCGCTTTTGCGCTGGCACTTTGCTCTGTGCTCTATCCGGCGATAATCCGAGGGTTTATGCCTGTCGCATTGGTCACCCAAACCATGCCTCTGGTGGCACTGACACCGCTCTTGGTGCTCATTTTGGGCCGCGGCTCTTCCCTCATCCTCTGGATTACGGTTTCTGTGACCTTCTTCCCTGCCTTTGTCACCATGGCGCAAGGATTGTTCATGGTCTCCAAGGCAGCCATCGAGGTTCCCAAAGCCTATGGGGCGGGCCCGTTGAAACAGCTTTGGCTCGTTTCAATACCAGCTTCGCTACCCTATCTTTTTGCGGCCACAAGGCTGGCCGTTCCCCGCGCCCTGTTGGGCGTCATGATCGCCGAATGGCTGGCCACCGGGAAAGGATTGGGCAACCTGCTCAACCAGTCCCGAGGTTATCTCGATTACGGGATGATCTGGTCGGTCTCAGTGGTTTCGGTGCTCATATCTGTAATCTTTTACCAAATCGTGGTCGCCATAGAACATCGCGTGCTTACAAAACGCGGCATGGCACCTGCACAATAG
- a CDS encoding 5-formyltetrahydrofolate cyclo-ligase yields MDIVDHKIKVRERVWRELRKVAVPDSRFHFDFAEFIADFEGGEDAVQRLVDHEYYQKSNYLFITPDNCLDRLRLKALEDGKKVLMTTYSIKRGFWLLDPAKIAPELYLYASTLDGMERVGQQVSLKELSEMPKVDYMITGTGAINTKGIRFGKGHGFFDSEWGMLYQIGRISTDTPSAAVVHDCQLLEEDLTPDVYDTVADAIFTPTRTILVDAPHKPTCGILWDRLDPIMFETIPPLQELKAMGL; encoded by the coding sequence TTGGATATTGTTGATCATAAAATCAAAGTCCGCGAACGCGTTTGGCGCGAATTGCGCAAGGTTGCCGTCCCAGATAGCCGCTTTCATTTTGATTTCGCAGAATTCATCGCCGATTTCGAAGGTGGGGAAGATGCCGTTCAGCGGCTCGTTGACCATGAATATTACCAGAAGTCCAACTATCTCTTCATAACGCCGGACAATTGCCTTGATCGCCTTCGCCTGAAGGCACTGGAAGACGGCAAGAAAGTGCTGATGACGACCTATTCGATCAAGCGTGGTTTCTGGTTGCTCGATCCTGCCAAAATTGCACCAGAATTGTATCTCTATGCCTCAACGCTCGATGGCATGGAGCGGGTCGGCCAGCAGGTCAGCCTCAAAGAGCTCTCGGAAATGCCCAAGGTCGATTACATGATCACCGGTACGGGCGCCATCAACACCAAGGGTATCCGCTTTGGCAAGGGCCATGGTTTCTTCGATAGCGAATGGGGCATGCTGTATCAGATCGGGCGCATTTCCACCGACACCCCTTCGGCAGCCGTCGTGCATGATTGCCAATTGTTGGAAGAAGACCTGACACCTGATGTCTATGACACGGTGGCAGACGCCATTTTTACGCCGACCAGAACCATTCTGGTTGATGCCCCACACAAGCCAACCTGTGGCATTCTTTGGGATCGCCTTGATCCGATCATGTTCGAAACCATTCCGCCGCTGCAAGAGCTCAAAGCCATGGGCCTCTAG
- a CDS encoding winged helix DNA-binding protein: MSMDKLDKPVGPVVAASHLASGAMPALSEVEFAVTMMVNAYHRWIQRCMAASGTEGLAPLDVIVLHSVNHRGRSKTLSDICLVLNVEDTHTVSYSLKKLENAGLVKSGKRGKEKIAEITPAGEQTCLEYKKLREALLVKPMKALGLDEADLSQLATVLRMISGNYDQAARAAAAM; the protein is encoded by the coding sequence ATGAGCATGGATAAGCTGGACAAGCCGGTTGGTCCCGTTGTTGCGGCCTCGCATCTGGCGTCAGGTGCCATGCCGGCGCTTTCAGAGGTGGAGTTTGCCGTAACCATGATGGTCAATGCCTATCACCGCTGGATACAGCGCTGCATGGCGGCTAGTGGCACGGAGGGTTTGGCCCCGCTGGATGTGATCGTGCTTCACAGCGTCAACCATCGCGGTCGGTCCAAAACCCTCTCAGACATTTGCCTCGTGCTCAATGTTGAAGATACACACACAGTGTCCTATTCGCTCAAGAAGCTGGAAAATGCCGGTTTGGTCAAATCGGGCAAGAGGGGCAAGGAGAAGATTGCCGAGATAACTCCCGCAGGAGAACAGACCTGCCTTGAGTATAAAAAGCTGCGAGAAGCATTGCTCGTCAAGCCCATGAAAGCGCTCGGCCTTGATGAAGCGGATCTGTCGCAACTGGCAACCGTACTGCGCATGATTTCAGGCAATTATGATCAGGCCGCCCGAGCCGCAGCCGCCATGTGA
- a CDS encoding hydantoinase B/oxoprolinase family protein gives MSNKWDFWIDRGGTFTDVVGRAPDGTLHPHKLLSENPEAYRDAAIQGIRDLLEVAAGEPIPSEIIATVKMGTTVATNALLERKGERTALFITKGFRDALEIGYQARPEIFAKEIIKPELLYHDVYEIAERVRADGTVETELDEEAARISMQEAWNEGIASVAIVLMHAYAHPSHELRLQKLAEEIGFSQISVSHLVSPLMKLVGRGDTTVVDAYLSPILRRYVEQVQAELGEGPRLMFMQSSGGLTAADLFQGKDAILSGPAGGVVGAVETARMAGFEKIIGFDMGGTSTDVCHFNGDYERAFETEVAGVRMRAPMMMIHTVAAGGGSILHYKDNRFQVGPDSAGANPGPACYRRGGPLTVTDANLMTGKLATDFFPKIFGPNQDQPLDADVVREKFKALAQEIGGDRTPEDIADGFIKIAVENMANAIKKISVQRGYDVTSYALVCFGGAGGQTGCRVADSLGMKTVVLHPFSGILSAYGMGLADIRADRQQSVVKRLDESLMTELKDLRVKLAKLTEEELDHQAVPADKRQTRTIVHLRYEGSDTSLPVYFGDIQDMRAAFEEAHRAQFGFAYKDKAVVAETLEVKTFGGGAGLIEPDFSLNGDEPKASSSTQVFAEGEWQDSAIYKREALKPGMAVIGPAIIVEPHATILVEQGWEARLNAKDHVILKRIVPLQREKAIGTQADPVMLEVFNNLFMSIAEQMGVTLQKTAYSVNIKERLDFSCAIFDDEGALVANAPHMPVHLGSMGRSVETVIELNEGNIKPGDAFALNAPYNGGTHLPDITVVTPIFDDEGKSILFWAASRGHHADVGGTAPGSMTPLATTVDEEGVLFDNFKIVDQGHFREAELRDLLTDHAYPARNPHQNIADLSAQIAANEKGIQEVRKMVTTFGLDVVKAYMGYVQDNAEESVRRVIEALKDSEYEYHTDQGATIHVKITVDKQKREATIDFTGTTGVKPNNFNAPEPVTRAVILYCFRVMVEGDIPMNAGCLKPIRIIIPDGCMLRPSYPAAVVAGNVETSQHVTNAVFAALGAMSNSQGTMNNLTFGNDIYQYYETICSGSSAGPDFHGTDAVHTHMTNSRLTDPEVLEFRFPVLLEDFHIRKGSGGKGKRHAGDGTERTLRFLERMDCAILSSHRTIKPRGLAGGEDGELGHTFVRRSDGALQELAGCDQTVLEAGEAITVITPTPGGWGTL, from the coding sequence ATGTCAAATAAGTGGGATTTTTGGATCGATCGAGGCGGCACCTTTACAGACGTGGTCGGGCGCGCGCCAGATGGCACCCTGCACCCGCACAAGCTTTTGTCCGAAAATCCCGAGGCCTATCGCGACGCCGCTATCCAGGGCATTCGTGATTTGCTGGAAGTGGCAGCCGGAGAGCCGATCCCGTCGGAAATAATTGCCACGGTGAAAATGGGAACGACCGTTGCCACCAACGCCCTTTTGGAAAGAAAAGGAGAGCGAACCGCCCTTTTCATCACAAAGGGGTTCCGTGATGCCCTGGAGATCGGCTATCAGGCGCGCCCGGAAATTTTCGCCAAAGAAATCATAAAGCCCGAGCTTCTCTATCATGACGTCTATGAAATAGCAGAACGCGTCCGTGCGGATGGCACCGTTGAGACCGAGCTTGATGAAGAAGCCGCCCGCATCAGCATGCAGGAAGCCTGGAATGAGGGCATTGCCAGCGTGGCGATTGTTCTCATGCACGCCTATGCCCATCCAAGCCACGAACTGCGCCTGCAAAAGCTGGCAGAAGAGATCGGTTTCTCGCAGATTTCCGTTTCCCATCTGGTCTCCCCGCTGATGAAGCTGGTAGGGCGCGGCGACACCACCGTTGTTGATGCCTATCTCTCACCCATCCTGCGCCGCTATGTGGAACAGGTGCAAGCGGAACTGGGCGAAGGGCCGCGCCTGATGTTCATGCAATCGTCCGGCGGGCTCACGGCTGCGGATCTGTTTCAGGGCAAGGATGCGATTCTCTCCGGCCCGGCTGGTGGCGTTGTCGGAGCTGTTGAAACGGCACGAATGGCGGGCTTTGAAAAAATTATCGGCTTTGACATGGGCGGTACATCGACCGATGTCTGCCATTTCAACGGCGACTATGAACGGGCCTTCGAGACGGAAGTGGCCGGGGTTCGCATGCGTGCCCCGATGATGATGATTCACACGGTCGCAGCAGGCGGGGGATCCATCCTCCACTACAAGGATAACCGCTTTCAGGTTGGCCCTGATTCTGCCGGAGCCAATCCCGGTCCGGCGTGCTACCGTCGTGGCGGTCCGCTGACGGTGACCGATGCCAACCTGATGACCGGCAAGCTGGCCACCGATTTCTTTCCCAAGATCTTCGGACCAAATCAGGATCAGCCGCTGGATGCGGATGTGGTGCGGGAGAAATTTAAAGCACTCGCCCAAGAGATCGGTGGAGACCGAACTCCTGAAGACATAGCCGATGGCTTCATCAAGATTGCCGTTGAAAATATGGCCAATGCCATCAAGAAGATCTCCGTTCAACGCGGCTATGATGTCACCTCCTATGCGCTGGTTTGCTTTGGTGGAGCGGGTGGACAGACCGGATGCCGTGTTGCTGACAGCCTCGGCATGAAGACCGTGGTCCTGCATCCCTTCTCGGGAATTCTCTCTGCCTATGGCATGGGGCTTGCCGACATTCGGGCTGATCGGCAACAATCGGTCGTCAAGCGCCTCGATGAAAGCTTGATGACCGAATTGAAGGACCTCCGCGTCAAGCTGGCCAAACTGACCGAGGAAGAGCTTGACCATCAGGCTGTTCCTGCGGACAAAAGGCAAACGCGGACGATTGTCCATTTGCGCTATGAAGGCTCGGACACCTCGCTGCCGGTTTATTTCGGCGACATCCAAGATATGCGGGCAGCATTTGAGGAAGCGCACAGGGCGCAGTTCGGTTTTGCCTATAAAGACAAGGCTGTTGTGGCTGAAACGCTGGAAGTGAAAACCTTTGGCGGCGGAGCTGGCCTGATCGAGCCAGACTTTTCGCTCAATGGCGACGAACCGAAAGCCTCTTCTTCCACCCAAGTGTTCGCCGAAGGAGAATGGCAGGACAGCGCCATCTACAAGCGCGAGGCGCTGAAACCGGGCATGGCTGTCATCGGCCCTGCCATCATTGTCGAGCCTCATGCAACCATCCTTGTCGAACAGGGATGGGAAGCGCGCCTGAATGCCAAGGATCATGTGATCCTTAAGCGTATCGTGCCCCTGCAAAGAGAAAAGGCAATCGGCACACAAGCCGATCCGGTGATGTTGGAAGTCTTCAACAATCTGTTCATGTCGATTGCGGAACAAATGGGCGTAACGCTGCAGAAAACGGCCTATTCGGTCAATATCAAGGAGCGTCTTGACTTCTCCTGCGCGATTTTTGACGACGAAGGAGCCCTGGTGGCCAATGCACCCCATATGCCGGTGCATCTTGGATCCATGGGGCGCTCGGTCGAGACGGTCATTGAACTCAATGAAGGCAATATCAAACCCGGCGATGCCTTTGCCCTTAACGCACCTTATAACGGCGGAACCCATCTGCCCGACATAACGGTCGTTACTCCGATTTTCGATGATGAGGGCAAAAGCATCCTCTTTTGGGCAGCCTCTCGCGGCCATCATGCCGACGTAGGCGGAACAGCTCCCGGCTCCATGACGCCGCTTGCCACAACAGTGGACGAGGAAGGCGTCCTGTTTGATAATTTCAAAATTGTCGATCAAGGCCATTTCCGGGAGGCCGAGCTGAGAGACCTGCTCACGGATCACGCCTACCCGGCAAGAAATCCGCACCAGAATATTGCCGACCTTTCAGCCCAGATTGCCGCAAACGAGAAGGGCATTCAGGAAGTCCGCAAAATGGTGACAACCTTCGGGCTGGATGTGGTCAAGGCTTACATGGGCTATGTGCAGGATAATGCGGAAGAAAGTGTTCGCCGCGTGATCGAGGCACTCAAGGATTCCGAATATGAATATCACACGGATCAGGGTGCGACCATTCATGTGAAAATCACAGTCGACAAGCAAAAGCGCGAAGCGACAATCGACTTTACCGGCACAACAGGCGTCAAGCCCAACAATTTCAATGCTCCCGAGCCCGTTACCCGCGCGGTCATCCTTTATTGCTTCCGCGTCATGGTCGAGGGGGACATTCCTATGAATGCGGGCTGCCTGAAACCGATCAGGATCATTATCCCCGATGGCTGCATGTTACGCCCCAGCTATCCTGCCGCAGTGGTCGCCGGTAATGTGGAAACGTCCCAACATGTGACCAATGCTGTCTTCGCAGCCTTGGGGGCGATGAGCAATTCGCAAGGCACGATGAACAATCTGACCTTCGGCAACGACATCTACCAATATTATGAGACGATCTGTTCAGGCTCATCTGCGGGACCGGACTTTCATGGAACCGATGCTGTGCACACGCATATGACCAACTCACGGCTCACTGATCCGGAAGTCCTCGAATTCCGCTTTCCGGTTCTGCTTGAGGATTTCCATATCCGCAAAGGCTCCGGTGGCAAGGGCAAGCGGCACGCAGGTGACGGCACGGAACGCACCTTGCGTTTCCTTGAAAGGATGGATTGCGCCATCCTCTCCTCGCACAGGACAATCAAGCCAAGAGGGCTTGCCGGTGGCGAGGATGGCGAGTTAGGACACACATTTGTTCGGAGAAGTGATGGCGCCCTGCAAGAACTTGCAGGATGTGACCAGACCGTACTTGAGGCTGGCGAGGCCATTACCGTGATCACGCCAACACCGGGAGGATGGGGCACCCTTTAG
- a CDS encoding transketolase C-terminal domain-containing protein: protein MNSENVVKVDMRETMIASFLRAVENNVELMTVVSDSTSTSKIAPFKEKYPERVINVGIAEQTLVGVAAGLALAGYVSVTANAAPFLIARSNEQVKNDVCYSNTNVKLVGLYAGVGYGPLGATHHAIDDVSIMRGLGNIQIFAPSDAIEAGQVFDYAYQYEGPVYIRLDSSALPLVHAPDYQFRPGQPDVLRAGDDCLVVALGSVVHEAIDAANNLAQSGTSVGVVSLSSIRPLDRQALAGILKDYKQIVTVEEHSVHGALGSLVAEMIAEGQLGMKLTRLGLPEGEFSKTGPRGDIRRYYKIDAAGIADTIRSLV, encoded by the coding sequence ATGAATTCAGAAAATGTCGTGAAAGTGGATATGCGCGAGACGATGATTGCATCCTTCCTGCGCGCAGTTGAGAACAATGTTGAGCTGATGACGGTTGTCAGCGATTCCACCAGCACTTCCAAGATAGCTCCCTTCAAGGAAAAATATCCGGAACGGGTCATCAATGTGGGCATTGCGGAACAGACATTGGTCGGTGTGGCAGCTGGCTTGGCCCTTGCCGGATATGTTAGCGTGACAGCCAATGCTGCGCCTTTTCTCATCGCCCGCTCGAACGAGCAGGTCAAAAATGACGTCTGCTATTCGAACACCAATGTCAAGCTGGTGGGGCTCTATGCTGGCGTTGGTTATGGCCCTCTGGGAGCCACCCACCACGCGATTGACGATGTGTCCATCATGCGCGGTTTGGGCAATATCCAGATTTTCGCCCCGTCCGATGCTATTGAAGCAGGACAGGTGTTTGACTATGCCTACCAGTATGAAGGCCCGGTCTATATCCGGCTGGATTCCTCGGCTCTGCCGCTGGTTCACGCTCCTGATTATCAGTTCCGCCCCGGCCAGCCAGATGTGTTGCGCGCGGGGGATGACTGCCTCGTGGTTGCCTTGGGCTCTGTTGTGCATGAGGCGATAGATGCGGCAAACAATCTGGCCCAATCGGGCACTTCAGTTGGCGTCGTTAGCCTGTCCAGTATTCGACCGCTTGATCGGCAAGCTCTTGCCGGAATTCTCAAGGATTACAAGCAGATCGTTACTGTGGAAGAACATTCGGTGCATGGTGCACTGGGCAGTCTTGTTGCCGAAATGATCGCAGAAGGTCAGCTCGGCATGAAGCTCACGCGTCTGGGGCTTCCTGAAGGGGAATTCTCCAAGACCGGTCCGCGCGGAGATATCCGCCGTTATTACAAGATTGATGCTGCGGGCATTGCTGACACGATCCGCTCGCTGGTCTGA
- a CDS encoding transketolase, which produces MNISDLETRAREIRKRIIRMNSAAGQGHTGGDLSEVDILAALYFRILRNIDPDRKNPDRDRFILSKGHGVGGYYCTLAELGALNDEDLGTYLGFETRLPGHPVRQKTPYIELNTGALGHGIPVAVGMAIAAKRQGRDFRVYVLTGDGELQEGSNWEAAMSAHQYGLDNLVIINDRNRLQLADRTENIVSLEPLADKWRAFGFDVHEAEGNNMASVVDVLEGLDFACGCPHVVVANTTKGAGISFIEDRPAWHHRVPKGDEIEQAIAELDR; this is translated from the coding sequence ATGAATATCTCCGACTTAGAAACAAGGGCGCGTGAAATCCGGAAGCGGATTATTCGCATGAACAGCGCGGCAGGGCAGGGCCATACAGGCGGCGATTTGTCGGAAGTCGATATTCTCGCGGCGCTTTACTTCAGAATTCTGCGCAATATAGACCCTGACAGGAAAAATCCTGATCGAGACCGCTTTATCCTGTCGAAAGGACACGGGGTCGGCGGGTATTATTGCACCTTGGCCGAATTGGGTGCTCTCAATGATGAAGATCTGGGCACTTATCTGGGGTTTGAAACCCGTTTACCCGGCCATCCGGTGCGCCAGAAGACACCCTATATCGAACTTAACACAGGTGCCTTGGGGCACGGCATACCTGTTGCCGTTGGAATGGCAATCGCAGCCAAGCGGCAGGGGCGCGACTTTCGCGTTTATGTGCTCACCGGCGATGGTGAATTACAGGAAGGGTCCAACTGGGAAGCGGCCATGAGCGCTCATCAGTATGGCTTGGACAATCTGGTCATAATCAATGACCGTAACCGTCTGCAACTGGCTGATCGAACAGAGAATATCGTCTCGCTGGAACCGTTGGCCGACAAATGGCGCGCGTTCGGATTTGACGTGCATGAGGCGGAAGGCAACAACATGGCGAGTGTCGTTGACGTGCTGGAAGGGCTGGACTTTGCCTGCGGTTGCCCGCATGTGGTCGTCGCCAATACGACAAAGGGGGCTGGTATTTCCTTCATCGAGGACAGGCCGGCCTGGCACCACCGTGTCCCCAAGGGAGATGAGATCGAGCAGGCAATCGCGGAGTTGGACAGATGA
- a CDS encoding D-ribose ABC transporter substrate-binding protein translates to MAAGVAFSAVLGGAMGASAAEKLIVIITPSHANPFFKSEALGAAAKAKELGYESLSLVHDDDANKQNELFDTAIARGASAIILDNAGADATVAAVKKAKDAGIPSFLIDREINETGVAVSQIVSNNYQGAKLGGEEFVALMEEEGNYVELVGRESDTNAGIRSQGYHDIIDQYPDLKIVARQSANWSQPEAFEKMETILQAHPDIKGVISGNDTMAMGAYAALKAAGRGEVIVVGFDGSNDVRDSIKADGIKATVLQPAYRIAQMAVEQADKFIKEGSTGLPEKQLMDCVLINADNADKLETFAMSE, encoded by the coding sequence ATGGCAGCGGGGGTTGCATTCTCGGCGGTTCTGGGAGGAGCCATGGGAGCATCAGCAGCGGAGAAGTTGATTGTTATCATCACACCTTCTCACGCCAACCCTTTCTTCAAATCTGAAGCCCTTGGTGCAGCAGCCAAAGCCAAAGAGCTGGGGTATGAATCCCTTTCTTTGGTGCATGATGACGACGCCAACAAACAGAATGAACTGTTTGACACGGCTATCGCTCGCGGTGCTTCCGCCATCATTCTGGATAATGCTGGCGCTGACGCAACGGTTGCCGCTGTTAAAAAAGCCAAGGACGCCGGAATTCCGTCATTCCTGATCGACCGCGAAATCAACGAAACTGGCGTTGCCGTTTCCCAGATCGTTTCCAACAACTATCAAGGCGCAAAACTCGGGGGAGAAGAATTTGTGGCCTTGATGGAAGAAGAAGGCAACTATGTCGAGCTCGTAGGTCGTGAATCCGACACCAACGCTGGCATTCGCTCACAGGGCTACCATGACATTATCGATCAGTATCCTGATCTGAAAATCGTCGCTCGCCAGTCTGCAAACTGGAGTCAGCCTGAAGCTTTCGAAAAAATGGAAACCATCCTTCAGGCTCATCCAGACATCAAAGGCGTGATTTCCGGCAACGACACTATGGCAATGGGCGCATATGCCGCTCTTAAAGCTGCAGGTCGTGGCGAAGTGATCGTCGTCGGCTTTGACGGCTCCAACGATGTTCGCGATTCCATCAAGGCTGATGGCATCAAGGCAACCGTCTTGCAGCCAGCTTACCGCATCGCACAGATGGCCGTAGAACAAGCTGACAAATTCATCAAGGAAGGCAGCACCGGTCTGCCTGAAAAACAGCTGATGGATTGCGTTCTGATCAACGCAGATAACGCTGACAAACTCGAAACATTCGCAATGTCCGAATAG
- a CDS encoding DUF2291 domain-containing protein → MYNQSALRHVVTLVATVGMALTLGACKIVKNEAPKEKAKGEIEFFFADEKFNPDKIVADMWDSKLIPFASKNAVELKVVLDALAKDHDAVGAQYGHREKPEGSPWNYVVKATGKVVKVNTKSRASTLGIDLEPYDGSADAFLQIGPVIKGTSIRDSLDFLKFDDFTNQLEFARVANAMNDKVKKDVLTVIDRDNAADKVLEFTGMFTDQGKSKPALITPVLLTVKGD, encoded by the coding sequence ATGTATAACCAATCTGCTCTACGGCATGTGGTGACTTTGGTTGCCACCGTCGGGATGGCGCTTACTCTTGGCGCATGCAAAATTGTGAAAAACGAAGCACCAAAGGAAAAGGCCAAAGGCGAGATTGAATTCTTCTTTGCTGACGAAAAGTTCAATCCTGACAAAATCGTGGCCGATATGTGGGATAGCAAACTTATACCCTTTGCGAGCAAAAATGCAGTCGAGCTCAAGGTGGTGCTGGACGCGCTTGCAAAAGATCACGACGCGGTAGGAGCCCAATATGGCCACCGGGAAAAGCCGGAAGGCAGCCCCTGGAATTATGTCGTCAAAGCCACCGGCAAAGTCGTAAAGGTCAACACCAAATCGCGCGCTTCCACGCTGGGCATTGATCTGGAGCCTTATGACGGCAGCGCAGATGCGTTCTTACAAATAGGTCCGGTCATCAAAGGCACATCCATTCGGGATAGCCTGGATTTCCTGAAATTCGACGATTTCACAAATCAGCTTGAATTTGCCCGCGTTGCAAACGCGATGAATGACAAAGTCAAGAAAGATGTCCTTACCGTCATTGACCGGGATAATGCAGCAGACAAGGTTCTGGAATTTACCGGCATGTTCACGGATCAAGGCAAAAGCAAACCTGCACTCATTACCCCCGTTCTCCTGACCGTAAAAGGAGACTGA